A portion of the Melanotaenia boesemani isolate fMelBoe1 chromosome 2, fMelBoe1.pri, whole genome shotgun sequence genome contains these proteins:
- the zgc:171844 gene encoding uncharacterized protein zgc:171844 isoform X1: MKDGTRMDVSRDMKHVILEKLGETMYKYTAYPTHKCCKEVASALVVKHPCLKEVGSPSGDCGWKNSIKFKKMRRSGMADVTVNKRRKDFPEGETSEIVEEQPPVKRMMERRPLLFTEIRCSPSSVELQVRTSRKTSMKLWTTTPLLQPINTQANDISTRRTAVLQCLPLYVGDNSTEFFLGCSDSDTVYDFTQVPVGVLRAMTEDTPPQMNSFAIILEGNIVMDEISTTSQALCLLFGLMYALHLDYPKGVKSTFEFIQKILLNLGTTKAQPKTANTKKCSFELDVG; encoded by the exons ATGAAAGATGGAACTCGGATGGATGTTTCTCGAGACATGAAGCATGTCATCTTAGAGAAACTTGGAGAGACCATGTACAAGTACACGGCATACCCCACACATAAATGCTGTAAAGAAGTGGCCTCTGCACTGGTTGTAAAGCATCCCTGTCTGAAGGAAGTTGGATCACCCAGCGGAGATTGTGGATGGAAGAATAGCATTAAGTTCAAGAAAATGAGAAGATCTGGAATGGCTGATGTCACGGTGAACAAGCGGAGGAAGGATTTCCCTGAAGGAGAGACATCAG AAATTGTGGAAGAACAGCCTCCAGTCAAAAGGATGATGGAACGGCGGCCTCTGCTGTTCACAGAAATCAG GTGTTCGCCGAGTTCTGTAGAGTTGCAAGTAAGAACCTCAAGAAAGACTTCTATGAAGCTCTGGACCACCACACCACTCCTCCAGCCAATCAATACGCAA GCCAATGACATCTCAACAAGACGCACTGCTGTCCTGCAATGTCTGCCTCTGTATGTTGGAGATAATTCCACTGAATTCTTCCTCGGCTGCTCA GATTCGGACACTGTATATGACTTCACCCAGGTCCCTGTTGGGGTTCTTAGAGCCATGACTGAGGACACACCACCACAGATGAACAGCTTTGCAATCATCCTTGAAGGAAACATTGTAATGGACGAGATTTCTACAACCTCTCAAGCACTTTGTCTTCTCTTTGGCTTAATGTATGCACTCCATCTGGATTATCCCAAAGGTGTGAAGAGCACATTTGAGTTCATCCAGAAGATATTGTTGAACCTCGGGACAACAAAAGCTCAGCCCAAAACTGCAAACACTAAAAAATGCTCTTTTGAGCTAGATGTAGGCTAG
- the zgc:171844 gene encoding uncharacterized protein zgc:171844 isoform X3, whose translation MKDGTRMDVSRDMKHVILEKLGETMYKYTAYPTHKCCKEVASALVVKHPCLKEVGSPSGDCGWKNSIKFKKMRRSGMADVTVNKRRKDFPEGETSEIVEEQPPVKRMMERRPLLFTEIRCSPSSVELQVRTSRKTSMKLWTTTPLLQPINTQDSDTVYDFTQVPVGVLRAMTEDTPPQMNSFAIILEGNIVMDEISTTSQALCLLFGLMYALHLDYPKGVKSTFEFIQKILLNLGTTKAQPKTANTKKCSFELDVG comes from the exons ATGAAAGATGGAACTCGGATGGATGTTTCTCGAGACATGAAGCATGTCATCTTAGAGAAACTTGGAGAGACCATGTACAAGTACACGGCATACCCCACACATAAATGCTGTAAAGAAGTGGCCTCTGCACTGGTTGTAAAGCATCCCTGTCTGAAGGAAGTTGGATCACCCAGCGGAGATTGTGGATGGAAGAATAGCATTAAGTTCAAGAAAATGAGAAGATCTGGAATGGCTGATGTCACGGTGAACAAGCGGAGGAAGGATTTCCCTGAAGGAGAGACATCAG AAATTGTGGAAGAACAGCCTCCAGTCAAAAGGATGATGGAACGGCGGCCTCTGCTGTTCACAGAAATCAG GTGTTCGCCGAGTTCTGTAGAGTTGCAAGTAAGAACCTCAAGAAAGACTTCTATGAAGCTCTGGACCACCACACCACTCCTCCAGCCAATCAATACGCAA GATTCGGACACTGTATATGACTTCACCCAGGTCCCTGTTGGGGTTCTTAGAGCCATGACTGAGGACACACCACCACAGATGAACAGCTTTGCAATCATCCTTGAAGGAAACATTGTAATGGACGAGATTTCTACAACCTCTCAAGCACTTTGTCTTCTCTTTGGCTTAATGTATGCACTCCATCTGGATTATCCCAAAGGTGTGAAGAGCACATTTGAGTTCATCCAGAAGATATTGTTGAACCTCGGGACAACAAAAGCTCAGCCCAAAACTGCAAACACTAAAAAATGCTCTTTTGAGCTAGATGTAGGCTAG
- the zgc:171844 gene encoding uncharacterized protein zgc:171844 isoform X5, with protein sequence MMERRPLLFTEIRCSPSSVELQVRTSRKTSMKLWTTTPLLQPINTQANDISTRRTAVLQCLPLYVGDNSTEFFLGCSDSDTVYDFTQVPVGVLRAMTEDTPPQMNSFAIILEGNIVMDEISTTSQALCLLFGLMYALHLDYPKGVKSTFEFIQKILLNLGTTKAQPKTANTKKCSFELDVG encoded by the exons ATGATGGAACGGCGGCCTCTGCTGTTCACAGAAATCAG GTGTTCGCCGAGTTCTGTAGAGTTGCAAGTAAGAACCTCAAGAAAGACTTCTATGAAGCTCTGGACCACCACACCACTCCTCCAGCCAATCAATACGCAA GCCAATGACATCTCAACAAGACGCACTGCTGTCCTGCAATGTCTGCCTCTGTATGTTGGAGATAATTCCACTGAATTCTTCCTCGGCTGCTCA GATTCGGACACTGTATATGACTTCACCCAGGTCCCTGTTGGGGTTCTTAGAGCCATGACTGAGGACACACCACCACAGATGAACAGCTTTGCAATCATCCTTGAAGGAAACATTGTAATGGACGAGATTTCTACAACCTCTCAAGCACTTTGTCTTCTCTTTGGCTTAATGTATGCACTCCATCTGGATTATCCCAAAGGTGTGAAGAGCACATTTGAGTTCATCCAGAAGATATTGTTGAACCTCGGGACAACAAAAGCTCAGCCCAAAACTGCAAACACTAAAAAATGCTCTTTTGAGCTAGATGTAGGCTAG